A section of the Spirosoma pollinicola genome encodes:
- a CDS encoding toprim domain-containing protein yields MKTKEQIERLKAIPITHYLSEHGLQPVKANGAELIYYSPKNEEHTPSFFVNPKKNVFHDYSGVGEQGDIIRLIQYIKGYSFMQAVDALEAIKLEKAQSFSFSGNNLSQDKQSSTVEIVSVHPLRNRALLDYICSRKISQAIATTHLQEIHYRINQKRYYAAGFRNDKNGYELRSHYFKGGTSPKWFTYLPVQGSSEINLFEGVFDFLSCCQFFNTIRLKNSTIVLNSLSFVKDALPLLASHKTVNAFLDNDKAGKQALEQLGKEKLTVQDCSHYYPNSKDFNEYLIGHSGLE; encoded by the coding sequence ATGAAAACTAAAGAACAGATTGAGCGATTAAAGGCAATACCAATAACGCATTATTTAAGTGAGCATGGTTTACAACCTGTAAAAGCAAATGGGGCTGAGTTAATTTACTATTCACCCAAAAACGAAGAACATACTCCTTCATTCTTTGTCAATCCAAAGAAGAACGTATTTCACGATTACAGTGGGGTAGGAGAACAAGGTGATATAATCCGACTCATTCAGTATATCAAAGGCTATAGCTTTATGCAAGCTGTAGACGCATTAGAAGCGATCAAACTGGAAAAGGCACAATCCTTTTCTTTTAGCGGTAATAATCTCTCTCAGGACAAGCAATCATCAACTGTCGAGATTGTAAGCGTTCACCCCCTAAGAAACCGGGCTTTATTAGATTATATATGTAGCCGTAAAATCTCTCAAGCTATCGCAACAACCCATTTGCAAGAGATTCATTACAGAATCAATCAGAAGCGGTATTACGCGGCTGGATTCCGAAATGATAAAAATGGGTATGAATTACGAAGCCATTATTTCAAAGGGGGAACTTCTCCAAAGTGGTTTACCTACTTACCCGTTCAAGGCTCAAGCGAAATCAACCTTTTTGAAGGAGTATTTGATTTTCTATCCTGTTGCCAGTTTTTCAATACAATAAGGCTAAAGAATTCAACTATCGTTTTAAACTCACTCTCCTTCGTCAAAGATGCTTTACCCTTATTGGCATCACATAAAACGGTAAACGCTTTTCTGGATAATGACAAGGCAGGTAAACAAGCATTAGAACAACTTGGAAAAGAAAAATTGACCGTACAGGATTGCTCTCATTATTATCCAAACAGCAAAGATTTTAATGAGTATTTGATAGGTCATTCTGGTCTAGAATAG
- a CDS encoding GumC domain-containing protein — translation MVLTESNPTLSKNRRSRLPTDVIVRTLWLGRRAVLIGGLLFALLGVVVALLIKPEFRSEARLMPELNSGSGDVLKRLASVAGFAGIDFSDAEREDAIRPDLYPTVLQSTPFVLYLIDQPITTTDGQGQTVGAFLHPNDTGWSFNRFFSFNPAGKVGLKPISKPDGTVRLSVLQQELVEEISERVAARFDTRSGIITITASMPDANVAAAVAQLSMKYLTQYVRNYRTGKARQDLRFYDRQQADAHKRYMNAQLALFHYDDQHKHVVMLATTMDRQQMETELSIAQTVYTELARQFEQAKLNVQARTPVFTVLEPPKVPLKRTSPRRTLVVLVFAMAGLTISGLYMLAQQVDVVEKWRTILDAEQTK, via the coding sequence ATGGTTTTGACCGAATCTAACCCGACGTTATCTAAAAATCGCAGGTCGCGTTTGCCGACCGATGTGATTGTACGAACGCTGTGGCTGGGAAGGCGTGCCGTGTTGATTGGCGGTTTATTGTTTGCTTTGTTAGGTGTGGTAGTAGCATTGCTGATAAAACCGGAATTTCGGTCGGAAGCGCGACTGATGCCCGAACTGAACAGCGGATCGGGCGATGTACTCAAACGCCTGGCATCGGTAGCGGGCTTTGCCGGAATAGATTTTTCGGACGCTGAGCGTGAGGATGCCATTCGGCCAGATTTATATCCCACTGTTTTGCAGAGCACACCTTTTGTGCTCTATTTGATAGATCAACCAATTACAACAACCGATGGACAGGGGCAGACGGTGGGTGCGTTCTTACATCCCAACGATACTGGTTGGTCATTCAACCGGTTTTTTTCGTTTAATCCAGCCGGAAAAGTTGGCCTAAAACCCATAAGCAAGCCAGACGGAACGGTGCGATTGTCGGTTCTGCAACAGGAGTTAGTCGAAGAAATTAGTGAGCGTGTCGCGGCCAGATTTGATACACGTTCGGGCATTATTACCATCACGGCCAGTATGCCCGATGCCAATGTAGCGGCAGCCGTAGCACAACTGTCCATGAAGTACCTGACGCAGTATGTGCGAAATTACCGAACCGGGAAAGCACGGCAGGACTTACGCTTCTACGACCGCCAACAGGCCGACGCACACAAACGGTATATGAACGCGCAGCTTGCCCTGTTTCACTATGACGATCAACACAAACACGTTGTGATGCTGGCGACCACAATGGACAGGCAACAAATGGAAACTGAACTGAGTATTGCTCAAACCGTTTATACAGAGCTGGCACGCCAGTTTGAGCAGGCGAAACTAAACGTACAGGCCAGAACGCCGGTCTTTACTGTGCTCGAACCGCCTAAGGTGCCGCTCAAACGAACATCGCCCAGGCGAACACTTGTGGTTCTGGTTTTTGCGATGGCCGGTCTGACAATCAGTGGATTATATATGTTGGCTCAACAGGTAGATGTGGTGGAGAAATGGCGGACTATACTGGACGCGGAACAAACAAAGTAG
- the tgt gene encoding tRNA guanosine(34) transglycosylase Tgt: protein MTFSITAQDPQSKARTGTLITDHGPIQTPIFMPVGTAGTVKAVHQRELETDVNAEIILGNTYHLYMRPGLDVLSQAGGLHAFNGWKRPILTDSGGYQVYSLSGTRKIKEEGVTFKSHIDGSKHTFTPEGVMDIQRTIGADIVMAFDECTPYPCDYEYARKSMDMTHRWLDRCINRFDATEGHYGFNQTLFPIVQGSTYADLRRQSAEMIASKEREGNAIGGLAVGEPAEEMYAMIELVNGILPVDKPRYLMGVGTPANILEAIALGVDMFDCVMPTRNARHGLLFTTEGIINIKNEKWNRDFSPIDAGLGGYASTFYSKAYLRHLIKSEELLGGQIASLHNLTFYLWLVRQARAHIAVGDFVSWKNEMVVHLMQRL, encoded by the coding sequence ATGACATTTTCGATTACTGCCCAAGACCCGCAGTCGAAGGCGCGAACGGGAACGCTGATAACCGATCACGGGCCCATCCAAACACCGATTTTTATGCCGGTTGGTACCGCCGGAACCGTGAAGGCGGTGCATCAGCGTGAGCTCGAAACGGACGTTAACGCCGAGATTATTCTGGGGAATACCTATCACCTCTATATGCGGCCGGGCCTGGACGTGCTGAGCCAGGCGGGTGGATTACATGCTTTCAATGGCTGGAAACGGCCTATTCTGACCGATTCGGGCGGGTATCAGGTGTATTCTTTGTCCGGTACCCGAAAGATCAAAGAGGAAGGTGTTACGTTTAAATCGCACATCGACGGCTCTAAACACACATTTACGCCAGAGGGTGTGATGGACATTCAGCGCACGATCGGGGCCGATATTGTTATGGCATTCGATGAGTGTACACCCTATCCCTGCGACTATGAATATGCCCGGAAGTCAATGGATATGACGCACCGCTGGCTGGATCGCTGCATCAATCGCTTCGATGCGACAGAGGGGCATTATGGGTTCAACCAAACCCTGTTTCCTATTGTACAGGGTAGTACCTACGCCGATCTGCGCCGACAGTCGGCCGAGATGATTGCGAGCAAAGAGCGCGAAGGGAACGCCATTGGCGGGTTAGCGGTGGGCGAGCCTGCCGAGGAAATGTACGCCATGATCGAACTCGTGAATGGTATTCTACCCGTCGATAAACCCCGCTATTTGATGGGCGTAGGGACGCCGGCTAATATTCTGGAAGCCATTGCTTTAGGTGTGGATATGTTCGATTGTGTAATGCCTACCCGCAACGCCCGCCATGGTCTTTTGTTCACTACGGAAGGTATTATCAACATTAAAAACGAAAAATGGAACCGTGATTTTAGTCCCATCGATGCGGGTTTGGGTGGGTATGCCAGCACCTTTTATTCGAAAGCGTATTTACGGCATTTGATCAAATCGGAGGAGTTGCTGGGCGGTCAGATTGCCAGCCTGCATAACCTGACGTTTTACCTGTGGCTGGTTCGGCAGGCGCGGGCGCACATTGCAGTGGGCGATTTTGTTTCCTGGAAAAATGAAATGGTCGTTCACCTGATGCAGCGTTTATAA
- the rsmG gene encoding 16S rRNA (guanine(527)-N(7))-methyltransferase RsmG codes for MNIELLLKYFPNLTVEQKERFAALDGLYRDWNAKINVISRQDIDALYEKHILHSLSIAKVVSFKPGTEILDVGTGGGFPGIPLAILFPMVDFHLVDGIGKKIKVVQEISDALGLTNVKAEQIRVEQLNTTYDFVVSRAVTQLKPFLGWIRYKIHKAGNNDRPNGVLYLKGGDLKAELAEVLDRYRVYDISDYFEEPFFETKKIIYLPKK; via the coding sequence ATGAACATCGAATTACTTCTTAAATACTTCCCAAACCTGACGGTTGAGCAAAAGGAACGCTTTGCTGCTTTGGATGGCTTATACCGCGACTGGAATGCGAAGATCAACGTTATTTCGCGTCAGGACATCGACGCGCTCTACGAAAAGCATATTCTGCACTCCCTAAGCATCGCTAAAGTCGTTTCGTTTAAGCCCGGCACCGAAATCCTCGACGTGGGCACGGGGGGCGGTTTTCCAGGCATTCCGCTGGCTATTCTGTTCCCAATGGTCGACTTTCATTTAGTCGATGGCATCGGCAAGAAAATAAAGGTGGTGCAGGAGATTTCTGATGCACTGGGACTCACAAACGTAAAAGCCGAACAGATCCGGGTCGAGCAACTAAACACAACTTACGATTTTGTTGTGAGTCGGGCCGTTACACAACTGAAGCCCTTCCTGGGTTGGATACGCTATAAAATTCATAAAGCCGGTAACAACGACCGCCCGAATGGCGTTTTGTATCTCAAAGGGGGCGACCTGAAAGCAGAACTTGCCGAAGTACTCGACCGTTACCGCGTGTATGACATCTCCGATTATTTTGAGGAGCCTTTTTTTGAGACCAAGAAAATAATTTACTTACCCAAAAAATAA
- a CDS encoding glycosyltransferase — protein MITALLITWLFIVGIQLIFILLVYSRTAFYRQPDRNDSLLPPVPSGKSTAQTPVQRGITVVVCARNEWENLTELLPMLNDQIYPLFEVLVMDDRSTDGTKLFLENEIAHLSRVRFIRIEKEHEHVTPKKYALTIAIKKASYPTVLLTDADCRPASTDWLAGMVAPMETGTKDISLGFSPYEPQPGFLNLLIRSETLFTAIQYFSLALAGSPYMGVGRNLAYRTSVFFDNKGFYTHKNVVGGDDDLFINEVATCSNTAICLDPNTFMWSKPKTTWTDWRLQKRRHLNVGKYYKSGNKFRLGLLTGSHVLNWLLALAVGLIVLVHELLHTSFTASEWLLLLAGTGLFIVRKLAFWGIVGRISYRLGHTVHWATIPFIDLLLAVYYGLAGIKTLFRRRKKRLYWR, from the coding sequence GTGATCACTGCACTGCTGATAACCTGGCTGTTTATAGTCGGCATTCAGCTTATTTTTATTCTCCTTGTTTATTCAAGAACGGCCTTTTATCGCCAACCCGACCGAAACGACTCCCTCCTACCACCAGTCCCATCTGGCAAGTCTACTGCTCAAACCCCTGTTCAACGCGGCATAACTGTTGTCGTTTGTGCCCGAAATGAATGGGAAAACCTGACCGAATTACTGCCGATGCTCAATGATCAGATATACCCCTTATTTGAGGTATTGGTCATGGACGACCGCTCAACCGATGGCACCAAGCTATTTTTGGAAAACGAAATTGCCCACCTGTCGCGGGTTCGGTTTATTCGTATCGAGAAAGAACACGAGCACGTAACACCAAAGAAATACGCATTGACCATTGCCATCAAGAAAGCCAGCTACCCAACGGTTTTGCTGACCGATGCCGATTGCCGCCCCGCATCGACCGACTGGCTAGCTGGCATGGTAGCCCCTATGGAAACGGGTACAAAAGATATTTCGCTGGGCTTTTCGCCTTACGAGCCCCAACCCGGTTTCCTGAATCTGCTCATTCGCTCCGAAACCCTCTTCACTGCCATACAGTATTTTTCGCTGGCATTGGCGGGCAGTCCCTATATGGGTGTTGGCCGAAATCTGGCATATCGTACCAGCGTATTTTTTGACAATAAAGGCTTTTATACCCATAAAAATGTGGTGGGTGGCGACGACGATCTGTTCATCAACGAAGTCGCCACATGCAGCAACACAGCCATTTGCCTTGACCCGAATACGTTTATGTGGTCGAAACCCAAAACGACTTGGACTGACTGGCGGCTCCAGAAACGACGTCATCTTAACGTGGGCAAATACTACAAATCAGGCAATAAATTTCGGTTGGGCTTACTTACCGGCTCACACGTGCTAAACTGGTTGCTGGCACTGGCTGTGGGCCTTATCGTTTTGGTTCACGAACTCCTGCATACTTCCTTTACCGCCAGCGAATGGTTACTTTTGCTAGCCGGAACGGGTCTATTCATCGTTCGGAAATTAGCATTTTGGGGTATTGTTGGACGAATCAGTTATCGGCTGGGCCATACCGTACACTGGGCTACTATTCCGTTTATAGACCTCTTACTAGCTGTTTATTATGGTTTGGCAGGAATAAAAACACTTTTCAGACGTCGTAAAAAGCGATTGTACTGGCGCTGA